A stretch of Brassica napus cultivar Da-Ae chromosome C6, Da-Ae, whole genome shotgun sequence DNA encodes these proteins:
- the LOC106408096 gene encoding uncharacterized protein LOC106408096 has translation MFSSFGFPRPTTTTDDLEDLYKEYGVDRAVVLDLAGATETLETVRGGHLIAFSVRAREEGLSFKVDEFRHLVMVKRNTQSPGTFLVSPRPGRHVIEDVPYRDEKWRKQFFVFRVDRASVGDFDFSRLPRSWAERIAPFKGSLMSDEIRGLIGVLRRGHLDWSSFDQARIRADFAKPEGTNRAPLVGGSEDEAEHSRRQLVRRSSFRTSGSVSKNRASGKSTLISIHDSDNEGASEERRSTVSLSPGSGDETVAATRKRRWSSKDTLPGPSRPTFFPEGDGSLFAAQGDLISLAGRMRSAGCRLPSLASSAEKEAYAKVAVATSKVMEAFNEYVVMMEDHVVASRNDKEIESIGSEIKRLSGELKAAKREGKKDAKNIEALTEDWRRNYHENEALMTQVVAQKAKVAALEVERDQDIRRSSRINRRDIEQRYREVLESLKDKWSSKKKEVSAEIQLQEVPPTSIFRTSSRTGA, from the exons ATGTTTTCATCGTTCGGTTTCCCTCGTCCGACGACTACAACCGATGATCTCGAGGATCTCTATAAGGAATACGGGGTTGATCGCGCCGTCGTTCTCGATTTGGCCGGCGCAACTGAGACTCTCGAAACCGTACGGGGAGG GCATCTTATTGCGTTCTCGGTTAGGGCTAGGGAGGAAGGTTTATCTTTCAAAGTCGATGAGTTCCGACACCTCGTTATGGTGAAGCGGAACACTCAGAGTCCTGGTACCTTCCTCGTGTCTCCACGCCCAGGTCGCCACGTCATCGAGGATGTCCCTTATCGCGACGAAAAGTGGCGCAAGCAGTTCTTCGTTTTTAGGGTGGATCGAGCATCTGTGGGCGATTTTGATTTCTCTCGACTTCCTCGGAGTTGGGCTGAGCGTATTG CTCCTTTCAAAGGTTCTTTGATGTCAGACGAGATTCGTGGTCTGATCGGAGTCCTTCGGAGAGGTCATTTGGACTGGTCTTCGTTTGATCAGGCTCGGATTCGGGCTGATTTTGCCAAGCCAGAAGGGACTAACAGGGCCCCTTTGGTTGGGGGTTCTGAGGATGAGGCCGAACATTCCAGGAG GCAGCTCGTGAGGAGGTCGTCGTTTCGTACTTCTGGGTCTGTATCGAAGAATCGCGCCTCTGGTAAATCTACTTTGATCTCGATTCACGACTCCGACAATGAAGGTGCTTCGGAAGAGAGGCGGTCTACTGTCTCATTGAGCCCTGGTTCGGGAGACGAGACCGTTGCCGCGACCAGAAAGCGACGCTGGTCGTCAAAGGACACCTTGCCCGGTCCATCTCGTCCTACGTTTTTCCCTGAGGGAGACGGTTCTTTGTTTGCGGCCCAAGGTGACTTAATTTCCCTCGCTGGTCGCATGAGGTCTGCAGGCTGTCGTCTCCCATCTCTTGCTTCTTCGGCCGAGAAGGAAGCTTACGCCAAGGTTGCAGTGGCGACCTCTAAG GTGATGGAAGCTTTTAATGAATATGTTGTAATGATGGAAGATCACGTCGTGGCTTCTCGGAATGACAAGGAAATCGAGAGCATCGGTTCCGAGATTAAGAGGCTTTCGGGGGAGCTCAAAGCCGCCAAGCGAGAGGGGAAAAAGGATGCCAAAAATATTGAGGCTTTGACTGAGGATTGGAGGAGAAATTACCATGAGAACGAGGCTCTTATGACCCAGGTGGTTGCTCAGAAGGCGAAAGTCGCGGCGCTTGAGGTCGAGAGGGATCAGGACATTCGTCGTTCTTCTCGCATTAATCGTCGTGATATCGAGCAGCGGTACCGAGAGGTCCTCGAATCTTTGAAGGATAAATGGTCGAGCAAGAAGAAGGAAGTGTCTGCTGAGATCCAATTGCAAGAAGTGCCGCCAACATCGATCTTCCGAACGAGCTCAAGGACGGGGGCCTAA